In Aminobacterium sp. MB27-C1, a single genomic region encodes these proteins:
- a CDS encoding GrdX family protein has translation MGRKLLVTNNKTLCKRVKNVECVEGSSFDVLVVARDYIHQGWVLLSHPLYGNLRPYQHPFRSLLLEAPSENSVRQVDTYSLELIENALSIYRSCGERILKVSSLSEEMIDDFSFLDKELIKESLNKYSMFFSAGDEQR, from the coding sequence ATGGGTCGCAAGCTCCTCGTAACAAATAATAAAACTCTTTGTAAGAGAGTGAAAAATGTCGAATGTGTAGAAGGATCGTCATTCGACGTTTTGGTTGTAGCTCGTGATTATATCCATCAAGGATGGGTTCTTTTGTCACATCCGCTTTATGGTAATTTGCGCCCCTATCAGCATCCTTTCCGTTCCCTTCTTTTAGAAGCTCCAAGTGAAAATTCTGTACGTCAAGTAGATACATATTCCCTTGAGCTTATAGAAAACGCTCTTTCGATTTATCGTTCTTGTGGAGAGAGGATACTAAAAGTCTCGTCTCTATCAGAGGAAATGATAGATGATTTCTCATTTCTTGATAAGGAACTTATTAAAGAAAGTCTGAATAAGTATTCAATGTTTTTCTCTGCTGGGGATGAGCAGAGATAA
- a CDS encoding co-chaperone YbbN has translation MVELTKENFDAEVKESSLPVLVDFWGPKCGPCMALLPNVHKMAEEFEGKVKFTSVDVSQNRRVAINNRVMGLPTFLFWKDGKEVARISGAEVTLEKIKENVEKLL, from the coding sequence ATGGTCGAATTGACGAAAGAGAATTTCGATGCAGAGGTAAAGGAGAGCAGTCTCCCTGTACTCGTCGACTTTTGGGGCCCTAAGTGTGGTCCTTGTATGGCCCTTCTTCCCAACGTACATAAAATGGCCGAGGAGTTTGAAGGAAAAGTCAAGTTCACTTCTGTTGATGTTTCTCAGAACCGTCGTGTAGCTATCAACAATAGGGTGATGGGATTACCCACATTCCTTTTCTGGAAAGATGGCAAAGAGGTTGCACGTATTAGCGGTGCTGAGGTTACCCTTGAGAAAATCAAGGAAAATGTAGAGAAATTACTGTAA
- a CDS encoding glycine/sarcosine/betaine reductase component B subunit codes for MKLELHNVKVSKLAWGDKTTVKDGVLYVNKEELIAKLSDDERLAKIDVDLAMPGESVRILPVKDVVEPRCKLEGSNEVFPGFIGDVDTVGEGKTLVLKGAAVVTTGKIVRFQEGIIDMMGPGAEYTPYSQTNNVVLVLTPVDDLEKHDHEAACRMAGLKTAAYLAQSCKEAKADEVETYELPSFNEAMHAYPELPKVAYLYMLQSQGLLHDTYVYGVDAKKILPTFINPTEVFDGAIVSGNCVSACDKNNSYVHLNNPVIKSMFDRHGKDFNFIGCIITNENVTLADKKRSSSYAVKLAKTLGVDGVLISEEGFGNPDADLIMNCWKAERAGIKTTLLTDEYAGQDGASQSLADSCKEGDACVTAGNANEVIVLPPMERVIGIPEEANTIAGGWQGSLAEDGTITVELQAILGATSELGYTKLGAYTI; via the coding sequence TTGAAATTAGAACTCCATAACGTAAAAGTTAGTAAACTTGCATGGGGAGACAAGACAACAGTAAAAGACGGCGTTCTCTATGTCAACAAAGAAGAGCTTATTGCAAAGCTTTCCGATGACGAGCGTCTTGCTAAAATTGATGTTGATCTTGCTATGCCCGGCGAGAGCGTACGTATCCTTCCAGTGAAGGATGTTGTTGAGCCTCGTTGCAAACTCGAAGGCTCTAACGAAGTATTCCCCGGTTTCATCGGCGATGTAGACACCGTCGGCGAGGGCAAGACTCTCGTGTTAAAAGGTGCTGCCGTTGTAACAACGGGAAAAATAGTTCGTTTCCAGGAAGGCATCATTGATATGATGGGTCCTGGTGCGGAGTATACTCCTTATTCTCAGACCAACAACGTCGTACTTGTTCTTACTCCCGTTGATGATCTTGAGAAACACGATCATGAAGCAGCATGCCGTATGGCTGGCCTTAAGACCGCTGCTTACCTTGCCCAGAGCTGCAAGGAAGCAAAAGCTGACGAGGTCGAGACTTACGAGCTTCCTTCCTTCAACGAAGCTATGCATGCCTATCCTGAGCTTCCTAAAGTAGCATACCTCTATATGCTTCAGTCTCAGGGACTTCTTCACGATACCTATGTTTACGGTGTAGACGCCAAGAAAATTCTTCCCACATTCATCAACCCGACAGAAGTTTTTGATGGCGCTATCGTTTCCGGAAACTGCGTTTCCGCTTGCGATAAGAACAACTCCTATGTTCACCTCAACAACCCTGTCATCAAATCCATGTTTGATCGCCACGGAAAAGATTTCAACTTCATCGGCTGCATCATCACCAATGAGAACGTAACCTTGGCCGACAAGAAGAGAAGCTCTTCCTATGCTGTCAAACTTGCGAAGACACTTGGCGTAGACGGCGTTCTTATCTCTGAGGAAGGCTTTGGTAACCCCGATGCCGACCTTATCATGAATTGCTGGAAAGCCGAGCGCGCCGGAATCAAGACCACTCTTCTTACTGACGAATATGCTGGTCAGGACGGCGCAAGCCAGTCTCTTGCAGACTCCTGCAAAGAGGGCGATGCCTGTGTAACAGCTGGTAACGCTAACGAAGTTATCGTACTTCCTCCAATGGAGAGAGTTATCGGCATTCCTGAAGAAGCCAACACTATCGCTGGCGGCTGGCAGGGTTCCCTTGCTGAAGACGGCACAATTACCGTTGAGTTGCAGGCTATCCTCGGCGCTACAAGTGAGCTTGGTTACACGAAACTTGGAGCCTACACAATCTAG
- the grdA gene encoding glycine/sarcosine/betaine reductase complex selenoprotein A yields MGKLAGKKVLLLGERDGVPGPAMEACFKDSGAEVVFSVTECFVUTAAGAMDLQNQQRVKDAAEKYGAENVVVILGSSDAEGAEIYAETVTNGDPTFAGPLAGVPLGLAVYHVFEQEIRDEADEAAWEDQISMMEMVLDPEALSAAVKSMREEFSKHTL; encoded by the coding sequence ATGGGCAAATTGGCTGGAAAAAAAGTTCTTCTTCTTGGCGAGCGCGATGGCGTTCCAGGACCTGCCATGGAAGCATGCTTCAAAGATAGCGGCGCTGAGGTTGTCTTCTCAGTGACCGAGTGTTTCGTCTGAACGGCTGCAGGAGCCATGGACTTGCAGAACCAGCAGCGTGTTAAAGATGCTGCTGAAAAGTATGGAGCCGAAAACGTAGTAGTAATTCTTGGTTCTTCTGATGCAGAAGGCGCTGAGATTTACGCTGAAACAGTAACAAACGGTGATCCTACTTTCGCTGGTCCTTTGGCTGGAGTTCCGTTGGGACTCGCAGTATACCACGTATTTGAGCAGGAAATTCGCGATGAAGCCGATGAAGCGGCTTGGGAAGATCAGATCAGCATGATGGAAATGGTTCTCGACCCCGAGGCACTTTCTGCTGCTGTAAAATCTATGCGCGAAGAATTTAGTAAGCATACATTATAA
- the grdB gene encoding glycine reductase complex selenoprotein B: MTYRVVHYINQFFAGIGGEEKADYLPELREGVVGPGMALNAAFKGEAEIVATVVCGDTYFASNMEEATKTILDMVKKSNADAFIAGPAFNAGRYGTACGAICSAVSKELGVPVVSAMYPENPGVEMYRKNLFIVEAADSARGMGKAVPAMAALLLKQLKGEKIGLPTEEGYIERGVRINKFYEKLAAERAVDMFVAKMQGKPFTTEYAMPVFDRVAPNPAIKDLKNATVAIVTSGGICPKGNPDHIEASSASKYGEYDITGVDDLTAEAYCTAHGGYDATYADQDADRVLPVDVLREMEKAGVFKKLHNKFYTTVGNGTAVASAKRFGAEIAEKLKKDGVDAVILTSTUGTCTRCGATMVKEIERAGLPVVHVCTIVPISLTVGANRIVPAVAIPHPLGDPTKPFEEEKAIRRHLVEKALKALQTEVDDQTVFTD; the protein is encoded by the coding sequence ATGACTTACCGTGTCGTTCATTATATAAATCAGTTCTTTGCAGGTATTGGCGGTGAGGAGAAGGCTGATTATTTACCAGAGCTTCGTGAAGGTGTAGTAGGCCCTGGTATGGCCCTTAATGCAGCATTTAAAGGAGAAGCCGAAATAGTCGCCACCGTTGTCTGTGGAGATACATACTTTGCTTCCAATATGGAAGAAGCAACAAAGACGATTCTTGATATGGTGAAAAAGAGCAATGCCGATGCTTTTATAGCTGGCCCTGCTTTTAACGCTGGACGTTATGGCACAGCTTGCGGCGCTATTTGTTCCGCAGTTTCCAAAGAGCTTGGCGTTCCTGTCGTTTCCGCCATGTATCCTGAAAACCCCGGCGTTGAGATGTATAGAAAGAACCTTTTCATCGTAGAGGCTGCTGACAGTGCTCGCGGAATGGGTAAAGCAGTGCCTGCAATGGCTGCTCTTCTTCTCAAACAGCTTAAGGGAGAGAAAATTGGTCTGCCCACAGAGGAAGGCTACATTGAGCGCGGTGTTCGAATCAACAAGTTCTATGAGAAACTTGCTGCCGAGCGCGCTGTTGACATGTTTGTAGCAAAAATGCAGGGCAAACCTTTCACAACTGAATATGCAATGCCTGTCTTTGACAGAGTAGCTCCAAACCCTGCCATTAAAGACCTTAAAAATGCCACTGTTGCTATTGTTACATCTGGTGGTATTTGCCCCAAAGGAAACCCTGATCATATCGAGGCTTCCAGTGCCAGCAAATATGGCGAATATGATATTACCGGCGTAGATGACCTTACAGCTGAAGCTTACTGCACAGCCCACGGTGGCTATGACGCTACCTATGCTGACCAGGATGCCGACAGAGTTCTTCCTGTTGACGTACTGAGAGAGATGGAAAAAGCCGGAGTATTTAAAAAGCTTCACAATAAATTCTATACAACAGTTGGTAACGGTACTGCCGTAGCCAGCGCAAAACGTTTCGGTGCCGAAATTGCTGAAAAATTAAAGAAAGACGGCGTCGATGCGGTAATATTAACATCCACCTGAGGAACTTGTACTCGTTGCGGTGCAACGATGGTAAAAGAAATTGAGCGCGCTGGTCTTCCAGTCGTTCACGTTTGTACAATCGTTCCTATTTCCTTGACTGTTGGTGCTAACAGAATCGTTCCAGCTGTTGCCATTCCTCACCCCCTGGGTGACCCAACAAAGCCTTTCGAGGAAGAAAAAGCAATTCGTCGGCATCTCGTAGAGAAAGCTCTGAAAGCCCTTCAGACAGAAGTCGACGATCAGACAGTTTTCACAGACTAG
- the grdC gene encoding glycine/sarcosine/betaine reductase complex component C subunit beta translates to MSSVGIKGYAYCLNHVPELGLHYGNTPYVERHHHKGESEYLKNLPEHMQSFEDARDYAPNQAYIGGFPLSEYEAKKQPWYENRLTGSSRYGKFGEIMPEDEFLGLMDICDVFDIIWLEKGFAASVKEKLAQDPIINDHVLARLEAGHDLSEIETEVKDHLALPLYFDNKVVGCARNGHEVDECLFAYVLLENLACKAGGVLALLHMLENTGVAPEEIDFVIECSEEAAGDMNQRGGGNFAKSVAEIAGCVNASGCDVRGFCAGPVNAMLAAASQVASGLRKNCVVLAGGAIPKLYMNSRDHVKKGMPALEDCLGNFAIMLVPDDGTNPVIRLDAVGKHSVGSGASPQAVTSALVFEPLQKIGLTFTDVDKFAAELHTPEITLPAGAGDVPLASTKMIAALAVMKKVIEKADMMNFVKEKGLVGYAHTQGHIPSGVPFVGPACEAIKEGSMNRVMIIGKGSLFLARLTNLADGASFLIEPSSGGAGAAVSKEDVKALILEVLSEITEKLQ, encoded by the coding sequence ATGTCCAGTGTTGGTATTAAAGGTTACGCTTACTGCCTGAACCACGTCCCCGAACTGGGTCTCCATTATGGGAACACCCCTTACGTTGAGAGGCACCATCATAAAGGAGAGAGTGAGTATTTAAAAAATTTACCGGAACATATGCAGTCCTTTGAGGATGCAAGAGATTATGCTCCCAACCAGGCTTATATTGGCGGTTTCCCTCTTTCCGAGTATGAAGCCAAGAAACAGCCCTGGTATGAAAATCGTTTAACAGGTTCAAGCCGTTATGGCAAGTTTGGTGAAATCATGCCCGAGGATGAATTCCTTGGACTCATGGATATATGCGACGTCTTCGATATTATTTGGCTTGAGAAAGGTTTTGCAGCCAGCGTAAAAGAGAAGCTCGCCCAGGATCCAATAATTAATGATCATGTTCTTGCCCGTCTTGAGGCAGGACACGACCTTTCCGAAATAGAGACAGAAGTGAAAGATCATTTAGCTTTGCCTCTCTATTTTGACAATAAAGTTGTAGGATGCGCACGTAACGGTCACGAGGTTGACGAGTGCCTTTTCGCCTACGTATTACTTGAAAATTTAGCTTGTAAGGCTGGCGGAGTATTGGCCCTTCTTCACATGTTGGAAAATACAGGCGTTGCTCCTGAGGAAATCGATTTTGTTATCGAGTGTTCTGAAGAGGCTGCCGGAGATATGAACCAGCGTGGCGGCGGCAACTTTGCAAAATCTGTTGCTGAAATCGCAGGCTGTGTAAATGCAAGTGGATGTGACGTTCGTGGATTCTGTGCTGGCCCTGTTAATGCTATGCTTGCAGCGGCATCACAGGTTGCTTCCGGTCTTCGTAAAAACTGTGTCGTGCTCGCTGGTGGAGCTATTCCTAAGCTTTACATGAACAGCCGCGACCATGTTAAAAAGGGAATGCCTGCACTGGAAGATTGCCTTGGAAACTTTGCAATTATGCTTGTGCCCGATGATGGTACAAATCCAGTAATTCGCCTTGATGCTGTGGGTAAGCACTCTGTAGGTTCCGGAGCTTCCCCCCAGGCTGTTACCTCTGCCCTCGTTTTCGAGCCTTTGCAGAAAATTGGTTTGACATTTACAGATGTAGATAAGTTTGCAGCTGAACTTCACACACCTGAAATAACACTTCCTGCCGGCGCCGGCGACGTGCCTCTTGCAAGCACAAAAATGATTGCTGCGTTAGCTGTTATGAAGAAAGTTATTGAGAAAGCCGACATGATGAACTTCGTAAAAGAGAAAGGTCTCGTTGGATATGCCCATACACAGGGACATATCCCTTCTGGAGTTCCTTTCGTTGGCCCAGCTTGCGAAGCCATTAAAGAGGGTTCTATGAACCGGGTAATGATCATCGGTAAGGGAAGTTTGTTCCTTGCACGTTTGACCAACCTGGCTGACGGAGCTTCCTTCCTTATCGAGCCGAGCAGCGGTGGTGCTGGAGCTGCCGTGAGCAAGGAAGATGTTAAAGCGCTGATTCTCGAGGTTCTTTCTGAGATCACGGAAAAGCTCCAGTAG
- the grdD gene encoding glycine/sarcosine/betaine reductase complex component C subunit alpha: MSEIRRLVGEALSEIVETAKSGGPRISVGLMATGSEHGGEELAKAGVLAQAQYPNVKVVMIGPKVDGYDELEWIETPNCEADVSSAMEKAIKEGVIQGAVAMHYPFPMGVTTIGRVVTPAKGKDMIIASSTGTSAIQRVEAMVKNAIYGIAVAKSIGKENPTVGILNVEGAQLVFRALSQLKEKGYDITFGTSIRKDGGSVLRGNDILAGAVDVCVSDTLTGNVLMKVFSSFNTGGSYEALGWGYGPSAGEGWPHVISIISRASGAPVIANALAYNAAAVRGNLPAVVAEEIAKAKSAGLDDIIAALQPKPAAAEEEITPPPAEPTDDEIHGIDVLSIEDAVKVLWKEKIYAESAMGCTGPVVKLPAKYTEKAKEILKANGYL; the protein is encoded by the coding sequence ATGAGTGAAATCAGGCGTCTAGTCGGGGAGGCTCTCTCCGAAATAGTTGAAACAGCTAAAAGTGGCGGTCCTCGCATCAGCGTAGGACTTATGGCTACTGGAAGTGAACATGGAGGAGAAGAGCTGGCGAAAGCTGGTGTTCTGGCTCAGGCACAGTATCCCAACGTCAAGGTCGTTATGATCGGTCCCAAAGTGGATGGATATGATGAGCTTGAATGGATTGAAACTCCTAATTGTGAGGCAGATGTTTCTTCCGCAATGGAGAAAGCCATAAAAGAGGGAGTTATACAGGGTGCTGTCGCGATGCACTATCCTTTCCCCATGGGAGTAACAACTATTGGACGTGTTGTAACTCCTGCTAAAGGAAAAGATATGATTATCGCTTCTTCCACAGGTACTTCTGCTATTCAGAGAGTTGAAGCCATGGTTAAGAATGCGATTTACGGTATTGCCGTTGCCAAGTCTATTGGTAAAGAGAATCCGACGGTAGGTATATTAAACGTAGAAGGAGCTCAGCTTGTTTTCAGAGCTTTAAGCCAGTTGAAAGAGAAAGGCTACGATATTACCTTTGGAACAAGCATTCGTAAGGATGGCGGTTCTGTCCTTCGTGGGAACGATATCCTTGCTGGTGCCGTTGATGTGTGTGTTAGCGACACATTGACAGGTAACGTGTTGATGAAGGTATTCTCTTCATTTAACACAGGTGGTTCCTATGAGGCTCTCGGTTGGGGTTACGGCCCATCAGCTGGTGAAGGCTGGCCTCACGTTATTTCCATTATTTCAAGAGCTTCCGGTGCTCCTGTAATTGCTAATGCCTTAGCTTATAATGCAGCTGCGGTTCGTGGAAATCTTCCTGCAGTTGTTGCTGAGGAAATTGCGAAAGCAAAAAGTGCTGGACTTGACGATATCATTGCGGCCCTGCAGCCCAAACCTGCGGCTGCAGAAGAGGAGATAACACCTCCTCCTGCAGAGCCGACAGATGATGAAATTCATGGGATAGACGTACTTTCCATTGAAGATGCCGTAAAGGTGCTTTGGAAAGAAAAGATCTACGCCGAGTCTGCCATGGGCTGTACAGGCCCAGTGGTGAAGTTACCGGCAAAGTATACAGAAAAGGCCAAAGAAATATTAAAGGCCAACGGATATCTCTAG
- a CDS encoding sodium:alanine symporter family protein — translation MDAIMKLNGVINGIVWGPWMLALLVGTGVYLTLILGFPQIRYFVLMFKEVFGNLGKKKEGEGTISSFAALSTALASTVGTGNIAGVATALHLGGPGALFWMLISAVFGMTTKMCEVTLAVRFREKDVLGNWRGGTMYVLEKGTGYKWLAWLFALFAFLASFGIGCAVQSNSTAEGFFLGFGIPQIWTGIAVAVLTALVIVGGLKRISDVTTYLVPFMAVFYIIGGIIVVFAHASEVPAALASAVKYAFSDPMAMPGALAGWTIKMALTKGIARGVFSNEAGLGSAPMVHATAIVDHPVRQGMYGLFEVFTDTVVICSLTSLAIITSGVLTGKPELSGAQLSLSAFQVVLGGTGTMILSIGLGLFAFSTILGWYWYGETAATYIFGPKVIPVMKVLWIIFIFLGAAGGTLLGDASSFLTNLWDLSDTLNGLMAAPNLVALLLLSNELRRLVKDFDAKRKSGELE, via the coding sequence ATGGACGCTATTATGAAGCTGAACGGTGTAATTAATGGTATTGTGTGGGGGCCGTGGATGTTGGCTCTTTTAGTTGGCACAGGTGTTTACCTGACCCTGATTCTCGGCTTTCCTCAGATTCGGTATTTTGTTCTTATGTTTAAGGAAGTTTTCGGTAATTTAGGTAAAAAGAAAGAAGGAGAAGGTACGATTTCTTCCTTCGCAGCTCTGTCTACAGCTCTTGCCTCAACCGTTGGAACCGGTAATATCGCCGGTGTTGCGACGGCCCTTCACCTAGGCGGCCCAGGAGCACTTTTCTGGATGCTCATTTCAGCCGTTTTCGGTATGACGACAAAAATGTGTGAAGTTACGCTGGCTGTCCGTTTCCGTGAAAAGGATGTTTTGGGGAACTGGCGCGGTGGTACCATGTATGTATTAGAAAAAGGTACCGGATATAAATGGCTTGCTTGGCTTTTCGCTCTTTTTGCATTCCTTGCCTCTTTCGGAATCGGATGTGCTGTTCAGTCAAACTCCACAGCTGAAGGATTCTTCCTTGGCTTTGGTATCCCTCAGATTTGGACAGGTATTGCAGTTGCCGTATTGACGGCTCTTGTTATCGTTGGTGGTTTGAAACGTATTTCTGACGTTACGACATATCTTGTTCCTTTCATGGCTGTTTTTTATATTATCGGCGGCATCATTGTCGTTTTTGCTCACGCGAGCGAAGTTCCGGCAGCATTGGCCAGTGCTGTTAAGTATGCCTTCAGTGATCCCATGGCAATGCCTGGAGCTTTAGCGGGTTGGACGATAAAGATGGCCCTTACAAAGGGTATTGCGCGAGGAGTCTTTTCAAACGAAGCCGGTTTGGGCTCTGCCCCTATGGTTCACGCTACCGCTATAGTTGATCACCCAGTTCGTCAGGGAATGTACGGTTTGTTCGAAGTTTTTACAGATACAGTCGTTATTTGTTCTCTTACATCTTTAGCCATCATTACCAGCGGCGTTCTTACGGGAAAACCAGAGCTTTCTGGAGCTCAGCTTTCTCTTTCTGCATTCCAGGTTGTTCTTGGCGGAACCGGTACAATGATCTTATCCATAGGACTGGGATTGTTTGCTTTCTCAACAATTCTTGGTTGGTATTGGTACGGTGAAACAGCTGCTACATACATTTTTGGACCAAAAGTCATTCCTGTCATGAAAGTGCTCTGGATTATCTTCATATTCCTTGGTGCTGCTGGTGGAACCCTCCTCGGGGATGCCAGTTCCTTCTTAACAAACCTTTGGGACCTTTCAGATACATTGAATGGACTAATGGCTGCCCCTAACCTTGTTGCCCTTCTTTTACTTTCTAACGAGCTTCGTCGTCTTGTCAAAGATTTTGATGCCAAGAGAAAATCAGGAGAACTTGAGTAA
- the alr gene encoding alanine racemase → MLLRPTRMEVNLKNIQSNFKAIQKHVGTGSQVMAVVKADAYGHGALEVTKALLDVGCQRFAVATPDEAVQIREAAINDPLLVLGPSPYDVASEYVKYDIAAALTDIKFAQAMSREAVNQGKTALLHLKIDTGMGRIGFLPQEIPQVIDEILKLPGIRVEGLFTHFAVADEKRLDYTELQFTRYMDVYHFLESKGLRIPLRHVCNSAAVLHSPEMYLDAVRPGVILYGMWPSDECVRPIELKPTFEVKTAIASIKELPCNSGIGYGLRYMTRGIEKIAIIPLGYGDGYSRSLSMKIPVLVRGKRVPIVGNICMDQTMIDVTDIDDVKVGDEVVIIGRQGEEFITPEEVAAIRNTINYEIPIMFLPRVPRVYIR, encoded by the coding sequence GTGTTACTTCGTCCTACCAGAATGGAAGTTAATTTGAAGAATATTCAATCTAACTTCAAAGCAATTCAGAAACACGTAGGAACTGGTTCCCAGGTCATGGCTGTAGTGAAAGCTGATGCTTATGGGCACGGTGCTTTAGAAGTAACCAAAGCTCTTCTTGATGTAGGATGTCAGCGTTTTGCCGTAGCCACTCCAGATGAGGCGGTACAGATACGAGAAGCAGCAATAAACGACCCACTATTGGTTCTTGGCCCCTCTCCTTACGATGTTGCTTCAGAATATGTCAAATATGATATAGCGGCTGCCCTTACAGATATTAAGTTTGCACAGGCGATGAGCCGTGAAGCTGTTAATCAGGGAAAGACAGCTTTGCTTCATCTAAAAATTGATACTGGAATGGGGAGAATAGGTTTTCTCCCACAAGAAATACCTCAAGTTATAGATGAAATTTTGAAATTACCAGGAATAAGAGTAGAAGGACTCTTTACTCACTTTGCTGTTGCAGATGAAAAACGCTTGGATTATACAGAGCTTCAATTTACGCGATATATGGATGTGTATCATTTTCTTGAGAGCAAGGGGCTCCGAATTCCATTGCGCCATGTTTGCAATAGCGCAGCAGTGCTTCATTCTCCCGAGATGTATCTGGATGCTGTTCGACCAGGTGTCATCCTTTATGGTATGTGGCCTTCTGATGAGTGCGTTCGCCCTATAGAATTAAAGCCCACATTTGAAGTAAAAACGGCTATTGCTTCTATAAAAGAGTTGCCATGCAATAGTGGCATCGGATACGGTCTTCGCTATATGACACGAGGCATAGAAAAAATTGCCATTATTCCGTTAGGTTATGGAGACGGGTACTCTCGCTCACTGTCAATGAAAATACCAGTTCTTGTGCGCGGTAAAAGAGTTCCTATTGTTGGAAATATATGCATGGATCAGACGATGATCGATGTTACGGATATAGATGACGTAAAAGTGGGAGATGAAGTTGTTATTATAGGGCGTCAGGGTGAAGAGTTTATTACGCCAGAGGAAGTGGCGGCAATTCGGAATACTATTAATTACGAAATTCCAATTATGTTTTTGCCGCGAGTTCCCAGAGTTTATATTCGTTAG
- a CDS encoding alpha-hydroxy-acid oxidizing protein: protein MTIQEIWERAKEKMSPRCRVCKVCNGISCRGEVPGVGAVGNGSSWTVCTEFLDSVKLNMDTCYENCGQDTTLAMFGQNFSYPIFIAPIGGMKKNYNGIMTDIEYMELTIEGANKAGILAFTGDGPAPGMFESSIDIIKRHKNRGVPVCKPWSNEKLQERLDSINTTKPTAFGMDIDMAGLKNMGSKVNTLSPKSVEDLRLLTNATKVPFILKGVMTAKGALKALEAGAHAIVVSSHGGRVMPSAPATCEVLPEIRAAVQDRLKIIVDGGIRTGADIFKALALGADAVMIGRPYVIAACGGQSEGVALYTEFLGEQLRNIMLMCGAANLKEITMEKIRMPLR, encoded by the coding sequence ATGACAATACAAGAAATATGGGAGCGCGCAAAAGAAAAGATGTCCCCAAGATGCAGAGTCTGTAAAGTATGTAACGGCATCTCCTGCCGTGGAGAAGTCCCTGGAGTGGGGGCTGTAGGCAACGGTTCTTCTTGGACTGTTTGCACTGAATTTTTGGATAGTGTCAAACTCAATATGGATACGTGCTATGAAAACTGCGGACAAGATACAACTTTGGCTATGTTCGGTCAGAACTTTAGCTATCCGATCTTTATTGCCCCCATAGGTGGTATGAAAAAAAACTATAACGGTATTATGACTGACATCGAATATATGGAATTAACCATTGAAGGAGCCAACAAGGCAGGTATCCTAGCTTTTACGGGAGATGGACCTGCTCCTGGGATGTTCGAAAGCAGCATAGATATTATTAAAAGGCATAAGAATCGCGGTGTCCCCGTATGCAAACCGTGGAGCAATGAAAAATTACAAGAGAGACTCGATTCAATTAATACAACAAAACCCACAGCTTTTGGAATGGATATTGATATGGCAGGGTTGAAAAACATGGGAAGTAAAGTCAATACTCTCTCGCCTAAGAGCGTGGAAGACCTTCGCCTTCTTACTAATGCGACAAAAGTTCCTTTCATTCTTAAAGGTGTTATGACCGCTAAGGGCGCACTTAAAGCCTTAGAGGCAGGGGCCCACGCTATTGTCGTATCTTCTCACGGTGGCCGCGTTATGCCCTCAGCTCCCGCCACGTGTGAGGTCTTACCGGAAATTCGGGCAGCAGTACAAGATCGCCTCAAAATAATAGTAGACGGAGGAATCCGTACGGGAGCCGATATTTTCAAGGCCTTGGCACTAGGAGCCGACGCAGTTATGATCGGTCGACCATATGTTATAGCAGCATGCGGAGGCCAATCTGAAGGTGTTGCTCTTTATACAGAATTTTTAGGCGAACAGCTTCGTAACATTATGCTTATGTGTGGCGCTGCAAACCTCAAAGAAATCACCATGGAAAAAATACGTATGCCCCTTCGGTAA